A section of the Streptomyces xinghaiensis S187 genome encodes:
- a CDS encoding GNAT family N-acetyltransferase yields the protein MDDVVVGPLDLIARVDDALAVQALAFGLTDEEVGVRRHIVQRHMTSRGARALGATAPDGRLVGFAYGMPNDRGHWWSTVVEPYLRREGRDAWLDDAFVVTELHVLPDHQKRGIGRRLITVLTDAATEPRSLLSAIDTDSPARGLYRSLGYRDLARPVYFPSAPSPYAVMGAPLPLHR from the coding sequence ATGGATGACGTCGTGGTCGGCCCGCTCGACCTGATCGCGCGGGTGGACGACGCGCTGGCCGTGCAAGCCCTCGCCTTCGGGCTCACCGACGAGGAGGTCGGCGTACGGCGGCACATCGTCCAGCGCCACATGACCAGCCGCGGCGCCCGCGCGCTGGGCGCCACCGCCCCGGACGGCCGCCTCGTCGGCTTCGCCTACGGGATGCCCAACGACCGCGGCCACTGGTGGTCCACGGTCGTCGAACCGTATCTGCGCCGCGAGGGCCGGGATGCCTGGCTCGACGACGCCTTCGTCGTCACCGAACTGCACGTCCTCCCCGACCACCAGAAACGCGGCATCGGCCGCCGGCTGATCACCGTCCTCACCGACGCCGCCACCGAGCCGCGGAGCCTCCTCTCGGCGATCGACACCGACAGCCCCGCCCGCGGCCTCTACCGGTCGCTGGGCTACCGGGACCTCGCCCGCCCCGTCTACTTCCCGAGCGCCCCCAGCCCGTACGCGGTGATGGGCGCCCCGCTGCCGCTGCACCGTTAG
- a CDS encoding ferritin-like domain-containing protein produces MTTARTAPRDGDAPPEGVLGAAQHALRAEHAAVYGYGVVGGRIGEERREEAREGHDAHRARRDALHRTVRDLGGEPEASAAAYALPFPVPDAAAAVRLAAELEDRVAAVYADLVRASEGGLRREAAGALREAAVRAVRWRGGSVAFPGLAERSAPAGPTGGATGDGPASGDASEL; encoded by the coding sequence ATGACCACGGCACGGACCGCACCCCGCGACGGCGATGCCCCGCCCGAGGGCGTCCTCGGCGCCGCGCAGCACGCCCTGCGCGCGGAGCACGCCGCCGTCTACGGCTACGGGGTCGTCGGCGGCCGGATCGGCGAGGAGCGGCGCGAGGAGGCACGCGAGGGGCACGACGCCCACCGCGCGCGCCGCGACGCGCTGCACCGCACGGTCCGCGACCTGGGCGGTGAGCCGGAGGCGTCCGCCGCCGCCTACGCGCTGCCCTTCCCGGTGCCGGACGCGGCAGCGGCGGTGCGGCTGGCCGCCGAGCTGGAGGACCGGGTGGCGGCCGTCTACGCCGATCTCGTCCGGGCCTCCGAGGGCGGGCTGCGCCGGGAGGCGGCGGGCGCGCTGCGGGAGGCGGCGGTCCGGGCGGTGCGGTGGCGGGGCGGCAGCGTAGCCTTCCCTGGTCTCGCCGAGCGCTCGGCGCCGGCCGGACCCACGGGCGGCGCGACGGGCGACGGACCGGCGAGCGGTGACGCGAGCGAGCTCTGA
- the ispG gene encoding flavodoxin-dependent (E)-4-hydroxy-3-methylbut-2-enyl-diphosphate synthase: MTAISLGMPSVPIKLADRRVSRQIHVGSVPVGGDAPVSVQSMTTTVTADIGATLQQIAELTASGCQIVRVACPSQDDAEALPVIARKSQIPVIADIHFQPKYVFAAIDAGCAAVRVNPGNIRQFDDKVKEIAKAASDAGTPIRIGVNAGSLDKRLLAKYGKATPEALVESALWECSLFEEHGFRDIKISVKHNDPVVMINAYRQLAARCDYPLHLGVTEAGPAFQGTIKSAVAFGALLSEGIGDTIRVSLSAPPVEEIKVGNQILESLGLRQRGLEIVSCPSCGRAQVDVYKLAEEVTAGLEGMEVPLRVAVMGCVVNGPGEAREADLGVASGNGKGQIFVKGEVIKTVPESKIVETLIDEAMKIAEQMEKDGIASGEPVVTAAG; this comes from the coding sequence ATGACTGCGATTTCGCTGGGAATGCCGTCCGTTCCGATCAAACTGGCCGACCGCCGGGTGAGCCGGCAGATCCACGTCGGCTCGGTGCCGGTCGGCGGTGACGCGCCGGTGTCGGTGCAGTCGATGACGACGACCGTGACGGCGGACATCGGCGCCACCCTGCAGCAGATCGCCGAGCTGACGGCGTCCGGCTGCCAGATCGTCCGGGTCGCCTGCCCCTCGCAGGACGACGCCGAGGCGCTGCCCGTCATCGCCAGGAAGTCGCAGATCCCGGTGATCGCCGACATCCACTTCCAGCCCAAGTACGTCTTCGCGGCGATCGACGCGGGCTGCGCGGCGGTCCGGGTGAACCCGGGCAACATCCGCCAGTTCGACGACAAGGTCAAGGAGATCGCCAAGGCGGCCTCCGACGCGGGCACGCCGATCCGCATCGGCGTGAACGCCGGCTCGCTGGACAAGCGGCTGCTGGCCAAGTACGGCAAGGCCACCCCGGAGGCGCTGGTCGAGTCGGCGCTCTGGGAGTGCTCCCTCTTCGAGGAGCACGGCTTCCGCGACATCAAGATCTCGGTCAAGCACAACGACCCGGTCGTCATGATCAACGCCTACCGCCAGCTCGCGGCCCGGTGCGACTACCCGCTGCACCTGGGAGTCACCGAGGCCGGCCCCGCCTTCCAGGGCACCATCAAGTCCGCGGTCGCCTTCGGCGCGCTGCTGAGCGAGGGCATCGGCGACACCATCCGGGTCTCGCTCTCCGCGCCGCCGGTCGAGGAGATCAAGGTCGGCAACCAGATCCTGGAGTCCCTCGGACTGCGGCAGCGCGGGCTGGAGATCGTCTCCTGCCCCTCCTGCGGCCGGGCCCAGGTGGACGTCTACAAGCTGGCGGAGGAGGTCACCGCCGGTCTGGAGGGCATGGAGGTCCCGCTCCGCGTCGCCGTGATGGGCTGCGTGGTGAACGGCCCGGGCGAGGCCCGGGAGGCGGACCTCGGCGTGGCGTCCGGCAACGGCAAGGGCCAGATCTTCGTCAAGGGCGAGGTCATCAAGACGGTGCCCGAGTCGAAGATCGTGGAGACCCTGATCGACGAGGCCATGAAGATCGCCGAGCAGATGGAGAAGGACGGCATCGCCTCCGGCGAGCCCGTCGTCACCGCCGCCGGCTGA
- the dxr gene encoding 1-deoxy-D-xylulose-5-phosphate reductoisomerase, whose product MTDSLAHPHLTFPAATAATGGPRDIVILGSTGSIGTQAIDVVQRNPGRFRVTGLSAAGGRAGLLAEQARLLDVGTVAVARKDAVPAVREALSAAYGSAKQPEILAGPDAAAELAASDCHTVLNGITGSIGLAPTLAALEAGRVLALANKESLIVGGPLVRAVAKPGQIVPVDSEHSALFQALAAGSRSEVRKLVVTASGGPFRGRTKPELAEVTPKQALAHPTWNMGPVVTINSATLVNKGLEVIEAHLLYDIPFERIEVVVHPQSYVHSMVEFTDGSTLLQASPPDMRMPIALGLGWPERVPDAAPGCDWTKASSWEFFPLDNDAFPSVGLARHVGGLGGTAPAVFNAANEECVDAFLDGRLPFNGIVETVAEVVAEHGTPGRGTSLTLADVLEAETWARARAREMAATSASEARA is encoded by the coding sequence ATGACGGACTCCCTCGCCCACCCGCACCTGACCTTCCCGGCGGCCACCGCCGCCACCGGAGGCCCGCGGGACATCGTGATCCTCGGTTCCACCGGCTCGATCGGCACGCAGGCCATCGACGTGGTGCAGCGCAACCCCGGACGTTTCCGGGTGACCGGCCTGTCGGCCGCCGGCGGCCGGGCCGGGCTCCTCGCGGAGCAGGCCCGTCTGCTGGACGTCGGCACCGTGGCCGTCGCCCGGAAGGACGCCGTGCCGGCCGTGCGCGAGGCGCTGTCCGCCGCGTACGGCTCCGCGAAGCAGCCGGAGATCCTGGCCGGGCCCGACGCGGCGGCCGAGCTGGCGGCGAGCGACTGCCACACGGTGCTCAACGGCATCACGGGGTCCATCGGCCTGGCCCCGACCCTCGCGGCCCTGGAGGCCGGCCGGGTGCTGGCGCTGGCCAACAAGGAGTCCCTGATCGTGGGCGGCCCGCTGGTCAGGGCGGTGGCCAAGCCCGGCCAGATCGTGCCGGTGGACTCCGAGCACTCCGCGCTCTTCCAGGCCCTGGCGGCCGGCAGCCGCTCCGAGGTGCGCAAGCTGGTCGTCACCGCCTCCGGCGGTCCGTTCCGCGGCCGGACGAAGCCGGAGCTGGCCGAGGTCACCCCCAAGCAGGCGCTGGCCCACCCCACCTGGAACATGGGCCCGGTGGTCACGATCAATTCCGCCACCCTCGTCAACAAGGGCCTGGAAGTCATCGAGGCGCATCTTCTCTACGACATTCCGTTCGAACGGATTGAGGTCGTCGTCCACCCGCAGTCGTATGTGCACTCGATGGTGGAATTCACAGACGGCTCAACGCTGCTCCAGGCCAGCCCCCCGGACATGCGGATGCCGATCGCCCTGGGGCTGGGCTGGCCGGAACGGGTCCCCGACGCCGCTCCCGGCTGCGACTGGACCAAGGCGTCGAGCTGGGAGTTCTTCCCGCTGGACAACGACGCCTTCCCCTCCGTGGGGCTGGCGCGGCACGTCGGCGGCCTCGGCGGCACGGCCCCGGCCGTGTTCAACGCCGCCAACGAGGAGTGCGTGGACGCGTTCCTCGACGGCCGCCTCCCCTTCAATGGCATCGTGGAGACCGTCGCCGAGGTGGTGGCCGAACACGGCACCCCCGGCCGGGGAACCTCCCTCACCTTGGCCGACGTCCTGGAAGCGGAGACGTGGGCGCGCGCCCGCGCCCGTGAGATGGCGGCGACGTCAGCATCGGAGGCCCGCGCATGA
- a CDS encoding proline--tRNA ligase, giving the protein MVQRMSRMMLKTLRDDPADAETLSHKLLVRAGYVRRASAGIWTWLPLGKKVLENVSRVVREEMDAIGAQEVLLPALLPKEPYETSGRWEEYGDLLFRLKDRKGAEYLLGPTHEEIFTLTVKDQCTSYKDLPVVLYQIQTKYRDEARPRSGVLRGREFLMKDSYSFDTDDEGLAEAYRLHREAYTRIFERIGLDYRIVSAVSGAMGGSASEEFLAPAAAGEDTFVDCPACDYAANTEAVTTVVPPVEPADHPAVEELDTPDTPTIETLAEFLGVPASATLKNLLVKVDGKITAVGVPGDREVDLGKLGEHLAPAVVELVTAEDFTGRPDLVRGYVGPQSMAGSAFRYIADPRVAANTSWITGANKEGTHARNVVCGRDFEVDEYLDVVVVEPGDPCPKCGTGLQIDRAIEIGHIFQLGRKYADAFQLDVLGREGKPVRVTMGSYGIGVSRAVAALAEQTADDKGLCWPAEIAPADVHIVAAGKAKQTELALEVAEKLHSAGVRVLVDDRAGVSPGVKFTDAELIGVPVILVAGRRAGEGVVELKDRRTGEREELTVDEALARLSG; this is encoded by the coding sequence ATGGTCCAGCGCATGTCCCGGATGATGCTCAAGACGCTGCGCGACGACCCGGCCGATGCCGAGACCCTCAGCCACAAGCTGCTGGTCCGCGCCGGGTACGTCCGCCGTGCGTCCGCCGGAATCTGGACCTGGCTGCCGCTGGGCAAGAAGGTCCTGGAGAACGTCTCGCGGGTCGTCCGCGAGGAGATGGACGCCATCGGCGCCCAGGAGGTGCTGCTCCCCGCCCTGCTGCCCAAGGAGCCGTACGAGACCAGCGGCCGCTGGGAGGAGTACGGGGACCTGCTGTTCCGGCTGAAGGACCGCAAGGGCGCCGAGTACCTCCTCGGCCCCACCCACGAGGAGATCTTCACCCTCACCGTCAAGGACCAGTGCACGTCCTACAAGGACCTGCCGGTCGTGCTCTACCAGATCCAGACCAAGTACCGGGACGAGGCGCGCCCCCGCTCCGGCGTGCTGCGCGGCCGCGAGTTCCTGATGAAGGACTCGTACTCCTTCGACACCGACGACGAGGGCCTGGCCGAGGCGTACCGGCTGCACCGCGAGGCATACACCCGGATCTTCGAGCGCATCGGCCTGGACTACCGCATCGTCTCCGCCGTCTCCGGCGCCATGGGCGGCTCGGCCTCGGAGGAGTTCCTCGCCCCGGCCGCCGCCGGCGAGGACACCTTCGTCGACTGCCCGGCCTGCGACTACGCGGCCAACACCGAGGCCGTCACCACCGTGGTGCCCCCGGTGGAGCCCGCGGACCACCCGGCCGTCGAGGAACTGGACACCCCCGACACCCCCACCATCGAGACCCTCGCCGAGTTCCTGGGCGTGCCCGCCTCGGCCACCCTCAAGAACCTGCTCGTCAAGGTGGACGGCAAGATCACGGCCGTCGGTGTCCCCGGCGACCGCGAGGTGGACCTCGGCAAGCTCGGCGAGCACCTGGCCCCGGCCGTCGTGGAGCTGGTGACGGCCGAGGACTTCACCGGCCGCCCCGACCTGGTCCGCGGCTACGTCGGCCCGCAGTCCATGGCCGGCAGCGCCTTCCGCTACATCGCGGACCCCCGCGTGGCCGCGAACACCAGCTGGATCACCGGCGCCAACAAGGAGGGCACCCACGCCCGCAACGTCGTCTGCGGCCGCGACTTCGAGGTGGACGAGTACCTCGACGTGGTCGTCGTCGAGCCCGGCGACCCCTGCCCGAAGTGCGGCACCGGCCTGCAGATCGACCGCGCCATCGAGATCGGCCACATCTTCCAGCTCGGCCGCAAGTACGCCGACGCCTTCCAGCTCGACGTCCTCGGCCGCGAGGGCAAGCCGGTCCGGGTCACCATGGGCTCCTACGGCATCGGCGTCTCCCGCGCCGTGGCCGCTCTCGCCGAGCAGACCGCCGACGACAAGGGCCTGTGCTGGCCCGCCGAGATCGCCCCGGCCGACGTCCACATCGTCGCCGCCGGCAAGGCCAAGCAGACCGAACTGGCCCTGGAGGTCGCCGAGAAGCTGCACTCCGCCGGGGTGCGGGTGCTCGTGGACGACCGGGCGGGCGTCTCCCCGGGCGTGAAGTTCACCGACGCCGAGCTGATCGGTGTGCCGGTCATCCTGGTCGCGGGCCGCCGGGCCGGCGAGGGCGTGGTCGAGCTCAAGGACCGCCGCACCGGCGAGCGCGAGGAACTGACGGTCGACGAGGCCCTGGCCCGCCTCAGCGGCTGA
- a CDS encoding aminoglycoside phosphotransferase family protein, whose amino-acid sequence MASAARPEEGAPLGPPPRLARALEETGAEGAGRTWLEDLPGLARDALRRWELTPERVQEPGGRSSLLVLVRRADGGRAALKLVAPGTDAAAQRAALAHWDGFGAVRLLEADDAAGALLLERLHGEVSLSSLPEAKALLEAAGTVRRLWTEPGGGYPYPSVTDRTARTAELLRAAADEPSAADVRPLAGQALAARAELTATEPERLLLHGRFREGKVLAGERARWLAVGPDPLVGERAYDLALPVLDRLEDLVAAPGGAAAARRRVGRLADSLEVDRDRLRGWTVFRAVADGLPALARGHRRGALLLEFAGWL is encoded by the coding sequence ATGGCTTCCGCAGCACGGCCCGAGGAGGGCGCTCCGCTCGGGCCGCCGCCGCGTCTGGCACGGGCACTGGAGGAGACGGGCGCCGAGGGCGCCGGCCGGACGTGGCTGGAGGACCTGCCGGGGCTGGCCCGGGACGCCCTGCGGCGCTGGGAGCTGACCCCCGAGCGGGTGCAGGAGCCCGGCGGCCGCAGCAGCCTGCTGGTGCTGGTGCGGCGCGCCGACGGCGGCCGGGCCGCCCTGAAGCTGGTGGCCCCCGGCACGGACGCCGCGGCGCAGCGAGCGGCGCTGGCGCACTGGGACGGCTTCGGCGCCGTACGGCTGCTGGAGGCGGACGACGCGGCCGGTGCCCTGCTCCTGGAGCGGCTGCACGGCGAGGTGTCGCTCAGCTCGCTCCCCGAGGCCAAGGCCCTGCTGGAAGCGGCGGGCACGGTACGGCGGCTGTGGACGGAGCCCGGCGGCGGGTACCCGTATCCCTCGGTGACGGACCGCACCGCGCGGACGGCGGAGCTGCTGCGCGCGGCGGCGGACGAGCCCTCGGCGGCCGACGTCCGGCCGCTCGCCGGACAGGCGCTGGCGGCCCGCGCGGAGCTGACGGCCACCGAGCCGGAGCGGCTGCTGCTGCACGGCCGGTTCCGGGAGGGCAAGGTCCTGGCGGGCGAACGCGCCCGGTGGCTGGCGGTCGGCCCCGATCCGCTGGTGGGCGAGCGCGCCTACGATCTGGCTCTGCCCGTCCTGGACCGGCTGGAGGACCTGGTGGCCGCTCCGGGCGGGGCGGCCGCCGCCCGCCGGAGGGTGGGCAGGCTGGCGGACTCCCTGGAGGTCGACCGGGACCGGCTGCGCGGCTGGACGGTCTTCCGCGCGGTGGCGGACGGCCTGCCGGCTCTGGCCCGCGGCCACCGGCGGGGCGCTCTCCTCCTGGAGTTCGCCGGCTGGCTCTGA
- the rimP gene encoding ribosome maturation factor RimP, translated as MSTTQSERLRGLLEPLVAARDLDLEEIEVTPVGRMRVLRIVVDSDTGVLLDTCAELSRAVSEKLDETDAMGQAAYRLEVTSPGADRPLTEPRHYRRATGRLIKARLTDGSELTARILSADEDGLDLEVPGVKGRKPTTRRLAFGEIDRARVEIEFNRKADGRVTAAGADENQEEA; from the coding sequence ATGAGCACCACCCAGAGCGAGAGGCTGCGCGGACTGCTCGAACCGCTGGTCGCCGCGCGAGACCTGGATCTGGAAGAGATCGAGGTGACCCCCGTCGGCCGGATGCGGGTCCTCCGGATCGTCGTGGACTCCGACACCGGTGTGCTGCTGGACACCTGCGCGGAACTGAGCCGCGCGGTCTCCGAGAAGCTCGACGAGACCGACGCCATGGGACAGGCGGCCTACCGCCTCGAGGTCACCTCTCCCGGTGCCGACCGCCCGCTGACCGAGCCGCGCCACTACCGCCGTGCCACGGGCCGGCTGATCAAGGCCAGGCTCACCGACGGGAGCGAGCTCACCGCCCGGATCCTCTCCGCCGACGAGGACGGACTCGATCTGGAAGTGCCCGGGGTGAAGGGGCGCAAGCCCACCACCCGGCGGCTCGCCTTCGGTGAGATCGACAGGGCACGCGTGGAGATCGAGTTCAATCGCAAGGCCGACGGGCGCGTCACCGCGGCCGGTGCGGACGAGAACCAGGAGGAGGCGTAG
- a CDS encoding M50 family metallopeptidase produces MTTLMTVLGIVVFVIGLLFSIAWHELGHLSTAKLFGVRVPQYMVGFGPTLFSRKKGETEYGVKAIPFGGYIRMIGMFPPGEDGRVTTRSTSPFRTMIEDAREAAFEELQPGDEKRLFYTRAPWKRVIVMFAGPFMNLVLAVVVFMGVLMGFGINTQTTTVSTVSDCVISQNENRDTCRKGDPASPAKAAGLQPADRIVAFDGERIEEWSVLQERIRETTGPATITVERAGELKTLEADLVENRLVKYDDDGRVIQDEYVTAGFLGFSPATGVVQQTFGQSVERMGDMLTNGVEALIALPSKIPALWDATFGDAEREPDSPMGVVGAARVGGEVFNLDIPPQQQVATMLFLVAGFNLSLFLFNMLPLLPLDGGHIAGALWESVRRHTARLFRRPDPGPFDVAKLMPVAYVVAGIFICFTLLVLMADLVNPVRIS; encoded by the coding sequence ATGACGACCCTGATGACGGTTCTCGGCATAGTCGTCTTCGTGATCGGGCTGCTGTTCTCGATCGCGTGGCACGAGCTGGGGCACCTGTCGACCGCCAAGCTGTTCGGTGTGCGTGTGCCGCAGTACATGGTCGGCTTCGGCCCGACCCTCTTCTCCCGGAAGAAGGGGGAGACGGAGTACGGGGTCAAGGCCATTCCCTTCGGCGGCTACATCCGCATGATCGGCATGTTCCCGCCCGGCGAGGACGGCAGGGTCACCACCCGCTCCACCTCGCCCTTCCGCACCATGATCGAGGACGCCCGGGAGGCCGCCTTCGAGGAGCTGCAGCCCGGGGACGAGAAGCGGCTCTTCTACACGCGCGCGCCGTGGAAGCGCGTGATCGTGATGTTCGCCGGCCCCTTCATGAACCTCGTGCTGGCCGTGGTGGTCTTCATGGGCGTGCTGATGGGCTTCGGCATCAACACCCAGACCACCACCGTCTCCACCGTCTCCGACTGCGTGATCTCGCAGAACGAGAACCGCGACACCTGCCGCAAGGGCGACCCGGCCTCGCCCGCCAAGGCGGCCGGGCTCCAGCCGGCCGACAGGATCGTCGCCTTCGACGGCGAGCGGATCGAGGAGTGGTCCGTCCTCCAGGAGCGCATCCGGGAGACCACCGGACCGGCCACCATCACCGTCGAGCGCGCCGGCGAGCTGAAGACCCTTGAGGCCGACCTGGTGGAGAACCGCCTGGTCAAGTACGACGACGACGGCCGCGTCATCCAGGACGAGTACGTCACCGCGGGCTTCCTCGGCTTCAGCCCCGCCACCGGCGTCGTCCAGCAGACCTTCGGCCAGTCGGTCGAGCGCATGGGCGACATGCTCACCAATGGCGTGGAGGCCCTGATCGCCCTGCCCTCGAAGATCCCCGCGCTCTGGGACGCCACCTTCGGCGACGCCGAGCGCGAGCCGGACTCCCCGATGGGCGTCGTCGGCGCCGCCCGCGTCGGCGGCGAGGTGTTCAACCTGGACATCCCGCCGCAGCAGCAGGTCGCGACCATGCTCTTCCTCGTGGCGGGCTTCAACCTGTCGCTCTTCCTCTTCAACATGCTGCCGCTGCTGCCGCTCGACGGGGGCCACATCGCGGGAGCGCTGTGGGAGTCGGTGCGGCGGCACACGGCCCGGCTCTTCCGGCGCCCGGACCCGGGCCCCTTCGACGTGGCCAAGCTGATGCCGGTCGCCTATGTGGTCGCCGGGATCTTCATCTGCTTCACCCTGCTGGTCCTCATGGCCGACCTGGTCAACCCCGTCCGGATCTCCTGA
- the nusA gene encoding transcription termination factor NusA produces MDIDMSALRGLVREKEISFDLLVEAIESALLIAYHRTEGSRRRARVELDRENGHVTVWAKEDPEDVDEGAEPQEFDDTPSGFGRIAATTAKQVILQRLRDAEEEITFGEYAGREGDVVAGVVQQGKDPKNVLVDIGRLEAILPVQEQVPGEDYSHGARLRSYVVRVAKGVRGPSVTLSRTHPNLVKKLFAMEVPEIADGSVEIAAIAREAGHRTKIAVRSTRSGLNAKGACIGPMGGRVRAVMAELQGEKIDIVDWSDDPAELVAHALSPARVSKVEVVDMAARSARVTVPDYQLSLAIGKEGQNARLAARLTGWRIDIRPDTERQDGREN; encoded by the coding sequence GTGGACATCGACATGAGTGCCCTGCGGGGTCTGGTGCGGGAGAAGGAGATCTCCTTCGACCTGCTGGTCGAGGCGATCGAGTCGGCTCTCCTCATCGCCTACCACCGCACCGAGGGAAGCCGCCGCCGCGCACGCGTCGAACTCGACCGCGAGAACGGGCATGTGACGGTCTGGGCGAAGGAGGACCCGGAGGACGTCGACGAGGGCGCCGAGCCCCAGGAGTTCGACGACACCCCCTCGGGCTTCGGCCGGATCGCGGCGACCACCGCCAAGCAGGTCATCCTGCAGCGGCTCCGGGACGCCGAGGAGGAGATCACCTTCGGCGAGTACGCCGGCCGTGAGGGCGACGTCGTCGCGGGCGTCGTGCAGCAGGGCAAGGACCCGAAGAACGTCCTGGTCGACATCGGCCGGCTGGAGGCGATCCTGCCGGTGCAGGAGCAGGTCCCGGGGGAGGACTACTCCCACGGCGCCCGGCTCCGCAGCTATGTCGTCCGGGTGGCCAAGGGGGTGCGCGGCCCCTCCGTGACGCTCTCGCGGACCCACCCCAACCTGGTGAAGAAGCTCTTCGCCATGGAGGTGCCGGAGATCGCGGACGGCTCGGTGGAGATCGCCGCCATCGCCCGCGAGGCCGGCCACCGCACCAAGATCGCCGTCCGGTCCACCCGCTCCGGGCTGAACGCCAAGGGCGCCTGCATCGGCCCCATGGGCGGCCGCGTCCGCGCCGTGATGGCGGAGCTGCAGGGCGAGAAGATCGACATCGTGGACTGGTCGGACGACCCGGCCGAGCTGGTGGCGCACGCGCTGTCGCCGGCCCGGGTCAGCAAGGTCGAGGTCGTGGACATGGCGGCGCGGTCCGCCCGCGTCACCGTCCCGGACTACCAGCTCTCCCTGGCCATCGGCAAGGAGGGCCAGAACGCCCGCCTGGCCGCGCGGCTCACGGGCTGGCGGATCGACATCCGCCCCGACACCGAGCGGCAGGACGGCCGGGAGAACTGA
- a CDS encoding GNAT family N-acetyltransferase — MLTQTTTRVLGPGDLDATLAVLDRDPVTNAFVAARVQAAGLDPWRLGGEMWGWYADGRLESLAYAGANLVPVEAGPEAVRAFAERARRAGRRCSSIVGPAETTALLWSLLEPSWGPAREVRPCQPLMVASAVPPDIAPDPYVRRVRKDEMDIVMPACVAMFTEEVGVSPLAGDGGLLYQARVAELVSAGRSFARIEDGRVVFKAEIGAATDRACQIQGVWVAPEFRGRRLSETGMAAVLRYALADVAPLASLYVNDFNTAARAAYRRVGFRETGAFMSVLF; from the coding sequence GTGTTGACCCAGACGACCACCAGGGTCCTCGGCCCCGGTGATCTCGACGCCACCCTCGCGGTGCTCGACCGCGACCCGGTCACCAACGCCTTCGTCGCCGCCCGGGTCCAGGCCGCCGGCCTCGACCCCTGGCGGCTCGGCGGCGAGATGTGGGGCTGGTACGCCGACGGCCGCCTGGAATCCCTCGCCTACGCCGGCGCCAACCTCGTCCCCGTGGAGGCCGGCCCCGAGGCCGTCCGCGCCTTCGCCGAACGCGCCCGCCGCGCCGGCCGCCGCTGCTCCTCGATCGTCGGCCCGGCCGAGACCACCGCCCTGCTCTGGTCGCTGCTGGAGCCGAGCTGGGGCCCCGCCCGGGAGGTCCGCCCCTGCCAGCCCCTGATGGTCGCCTCCGCGGTGCCCCCGGACATCGCCCCCGACCCGTACGTCCGGCGCGTCCGGAAGGACGAGATGGACATCGTCATGCCCGCCTGCGTGGCGATGTTCACCGAGGAGGTCGGCGTCTCCCCGCTCGCCGGCGACGGCGGGCTGCTCTACCAGGCCCGGGTCGCCGAACTGGTCTCCGCCGGCCGTTCCTTCGCCCGCATCGAGGACGGCCGGGTGGTCTTCAAGGCCGAGATCGGCGCGGCCACCGACCGGGCCTGCCAGATCCAGGGCGTCTGGGTGGCCCCGGAGTTCCGCGGCCGCCGGCTCTCCGAGACCGGTATGGCCGCCGTGCTGCGCTACGCCCTCGCCGACGTCGCGCCGCTCGCCAGCCTCTACGTCAACGACTTCAACACCGCGGCCCGCGCGGCCTACCGGCGCGTCGGCTTCCGCGAGACCGGCGCGTTCATGAGCGTGCTCTTTTGA